Proteins from a single region of Theileria parva strain Muguga chromosome 1, complete sequence, whole genome shotgun sequence:
- the ddx31 gene encoding DEAD/DEAH box helicase family protein, translated as MISINGRSSRFKLHKLRTLSYKFQNVTHDTKTHPNRKERLINYNNTGNRDSDPVCSKYEHTPSDSSTFVSDFSEFSGILNTRLLKSLEANGFVKITHIQRCSIPKVLNGATTLIRSPSGTGKTLTFIVPALQRLIAPPDNKKITRRDGTKILIITPTRELSFQISKVTEDLSKPFPWIVVSCIKGGESRKSEKARIRKGITVVIGTPGRVLDHMESTSSFKLDNLEMLVLDEADRLLDMGFESKIRTIHSYLLDSKKSNRENSGIQIVLTSATITERVKNLVENCFDSKPQIIGLSEENSEIPTNLRLEYVLADCNNKFMFLISLLLKFVSNREKIIIFVSNCDTVNYFYMLLKSLTWPTLRKLDNKETNHLRNFGQYISNSDDQHLLNNGFKSKKNDKNLIFKVPIFKLHGDMESSERFPYMDQFINSECSILISTDVASRGLNFSKVDRVIQYDPPQQLDEFIHRSGRTARIGDSGTSILILIKHEKGLVKLLNDRGMKLDEVSEDSVWSEIKVLNCPKYLKKFKGDLVGFMRNRFCMDVKGDDGLLNLAKKSFMSSIRSYKTYSKELRKVFNFRNLHLGHYATSLCLNMKPTELMNRNRKEDSSDSKKRKNKTKTHSDRPVKQPKISLSEESKNATELALKYLKENKMIL; from the exons atgATTAGCATAAATGGTAGATCTTCGCGTTTCAAGCTCCACAAATTGCGAACTCTGTCCTACAAATTTCAAAATGTAACCCATGATACCAAAACCCACCCTAATCGCAAAGAACGTCTAATaaactataataatacagGAAATAGAGATTCTGATCCTGTATGTTCCAAGTATGAGCATACACCCTCAGATTCTTCAACATTTGTCTCTGATTTTTCAGAGTTTTCCGGAATTTTAAACACCAGACTACTTAAATCACTAGAAGCTAATGGATTTGTCAAAATTACTCATATTCAGAGGTGTTCCATACCTAAAGTATTGAACGGAGCCACCACTTTAATACGAAGTCCTTCAGGAACAGGGAAAACACTGACCTTTATAGTACCTGCTCTTCAAAGACTGATTGCTCCTCCCGATAATAAGAAGATTACAAGAAGGGATGGAACCAAG ATTCTCATTATCACGCCAACTAGGGAGCTCTCATTTCAGATTTCTAAGGTTACTGAAGATTTATCAAAACCCTTCCCCTGGATTGTAGTCTCTTGTATTAAAG gcGGGGAAAGTAGGAAATCGGAAAAGGCCAGGATCAGAAAGGGAATAACAGTAGTGATTGGCACCCCTGGAAGGGTTTTGGACCACATGGAAAGCACGTCTTCATTTAAATTGGACAACCTGGAGATGTTGGTCTTGGACGAAGCTGACAGATTACTTGACATGGGATTTgaaagtaaaataaggaCAATACACAGCTATTTGCTCGATTCTAAGAAGTCAAATCGAGAAAATTCTGGAATCCAAATAGTTTTAACATCAGCAACAATAACGGAAAGAGTAAAGAACCTGGTTGAAAATTGTTTTGATTCCAAACCCCAAATCATTGGCTTAAGCGAAG AAAACAGTGAAATCCCAACTAATCTGAGGTTGGAATACGTCTTGGCGGATTGTAACAACAAGTTCATGTTCCTAATCTCACTATTGTTGAAATTTGTTAGTAACCGTgaaaag attattattttcgTTTCAAACTGTGATACTGTAAACTACTTTTATATGCTTTTGAAGTCGTTAACATGGCCAACCTTACGCAAGTTAGATAACAAAGAAACTAACCATTTAAGGAATTTTGGACAATACATTTCAAACTCCGATGATCAACACCTATTAAATAACGGTTTCAAATCAAAAAAGAATGATAAAAACCTCATATTTAAAGTTCCAATTTTCAAACTCCACGGTGATATGGAGTCGAGTGAAAG GTTTCCTTACATGGACCAGTTCATCAACTCTGAATGTTCAATTCTAATATCAACAGATGTGGCGTCGAGAGGGCTAAACTTTTCAAAAGTTGACAGAGTGATTCAATATGACCCTCCACAACAACTTGATGAGTTCATACACAGATCAGGAAGAACTGCTAGAATCGGTGATTCAGGAACTTCAATTctgattttaattaaacACGAAAAGGGACTTGTTAAACTACTTAATGATAGGGGAATGAAACTTGATGAGGTGTCAGAGGACTCAGTTTGGAGTGAAATTAAGGTGTTGAACTGTCCAAAGTATTTGAAAAAGTTTAAG GGAGACTTGGTTGGGTTCATGAGAAACAGGTTCTGCATGGACGTTAAAGGAGATGATGGTCTTCTAAATCTTGCTAAAAAGTCTTTCATGTCATCAATAAG ATCTTACAAGACATATTCGAAGGAGCTAAGGAAAGTGTTCAATTTCAGGAATTTACACCTAGGGCACTATGCAACATCTCTATGCTTGAACATGAAACCTACAGAGTTGATGAATAGGAACAGGAAAGAAGATTCAAGTGACTCTAAAAAGAGAAAGAATAAGACTAAAACACATTCAGATAGGCCAGTGAAGCAGCCTAAGATATCCTTGAGTGAAGAATCAAAGAATGCAACTGAACTAGCCTTAAAATACTTgaaagaaaataaaatgattttgtaa
- the TBCK gene encoding Rab-GTPase-TBC domain protein: MSFIKNQLDSHIILNVERIDFNVKIKNANQFHGIIAEAFEHLKGLDHLNICKYINMLRLEGNTYLLFSEGYSLTLSEIFNTHCEEYIKSNFYTIVNQILFGLQYLHSSGFYHGRFSLDSVCVSDEGLVKISGYGTNYLNKVVSYMIRQENKESNHSYDDNGSYQNYVMNPFNKDDKNYLMDYVINSPYLINLLPYMPPELIFFHNSEPKGHLFWFNVDIWALGICVLFIISYVVSSSGLYNVSDTSTVNDEQNNKGNFNTNENNSICKRGPYFENLRKLFNSDESKSEFVESFFFVTYLLILINKFESTDPISALGLDIVKILNDKFKLLIKENEPLGDVGVVSQIFNNVSTNYSDSNNTERVEEEIDHDKVKVQPDCLVEAALSLSIGILTGREVLRNLISFNQKTFSKNSNSESVLRDLNYLLSLVNDCLVITNHKRPPIIELITKNNILKMPPRILSSTEIKYSWFTYREKTEDSQSISDFSVPYSVELLKDCRLNLSESGFFISQVGLENVLYYWTLLGNDPQNTIPFEYKNRINTSDEEDTFKQSNSEANSKTRTLEYFRRYKVGKVFLGELINHVKLAHLFPMVIEHQLRPTCVYARQHCFIYQILRIRRFKRLLNNPVENKRQVFAEAIIDIPPPLRKQIWCNLLDVVYRPAKKDCPINSNYKFEALPSDMEQNLNFYNNDLLYSTTNLNNLLSSIEDLKRKIIHQQVPNSIYSFAIPLLLLYHNSKVYSTVLDKMFSKYLKEFYSPTGSFVNNYLSEFSTILNFFDPEVSYHLRTIGAYSDSYALPWFMSLFSENTSVDQLYLIWDSILVHPKQYIKFLAVMILHNIRERILGIADASVAISFISCVVDSLNVPMLMYLTTHMFNTWFEVMNPKTAINKHNMVNTQENLNQSETNELKSESDTFTLDKNTFVFVSEEYPFERCFKLSIDTFSNIFNNCIIIDLRSIESYNLGHIPNSVHVNKVFSALSESDKKVGSISLQIFNTENNTASVGGQSQVISSLIGLRNTTKTPWLHINSPESNKVVLAAGDGYDNDNEMLCLQRLIFEFRLQHVCYYRINTEEWPKVFTLSKI, encoded by the exons ATGTCATTTATAAAGAATCAACTGGATTCACACATTATCCTTAACGTCGAGAGAATTGATTTcaatgtaaaaataaaaaatg CGAACCAATTCCATGGAATTATCGCAGAAGCCTTCGAACATCTTAAAGGGCTTGATCATTTAAACATTTgtaagtatataaatatgcTAAGGCTGGAAGGGAATACATACCTACTCTTTTCGGAAGGTTATTCTCTAACACTAAGTGAGATATTTAACACACATTGTGaagaatatataaaatctaACTTTTATACAATTGTTAACCAGATTCTATTTGGACTACAGTATCTACACTCTTCAGGATTTTATCATGGAAGGTTTTCATTGGATTCTGTGTGTGTTTCAGATGAAGGATTGGTTAAAATCTCCGGATATGGGACCaactatttaaataaaGTGGTAAGCTATATGATTAGGCAAGAGAATAAAGAATCTAATCATTCATACGACGATAATGGATCAtatcaaaattatgttaTGAACCCGTTTAACAAGGATGATAAGAATTATTTGATGGACTATGTTATCAACTCTCCATATTTAATCAACCTGTTACCTTATATGCCTCCAGAACTTATATTTTTTCACAATTCAGAACCAAAAGGCCATTTATTCTGGTTTAACGTAGACATATGGGCACTGGGGATTTGTGtactttttattatatcatACGTCGTTTCATCCAGTGGTTTGTATAATGTCTCAGATACTAGTACCGTTAATGACGAACAGAACAATAAAG GAAACTTCAATACTAACgaaaataatagtatttgtAAAAGGGGGCCATATTTTGAAAACCTGAGGAAGCTGTTTAATTCAGACGAATCGAAATCAGAATTCGTAGAATCTTTCTTTTTTGTAACATATTTgcttattttaataaataaattcGAGTCAACGGATCCCATTTCGGCACTTGGTTTAGATATTGTAAAGATATTAAATGacaaattcaaattattgataaaagAAAATGAACCCTTGGGTGATGTAGGAGTGGTTTCACagatttttaataatgttagtACTAACTATTCAGATTCAAATAATACTGAAAGAGTTGAAGAGGAGATTGACCATGATAAGGTAAAAGTACAACCTGACTGTTTAGTTGAGGCAGCGCTTTCTCTATCAATTGGCATCTTAACAGGAAGAGAAGTTTTGAGAAATTTGATATCATTTAACCAGAAAAcatttagtaaaaattcTAATTCTGAGTCTGTTTTGAGAGatttgaattatttattatcactGGTAAATGATTGTTTGGTAATAACAAACCATAAGAGGCCTCCAATAATCGAGTTAATCACTAAGAATAACATATTGAAGATGCCACCAAGAATATTGAGTTCCACTGAAATAAAGTATTCTTGGTTTACATATAGAGAAAAAACCGAAGATTCGCAATCAATAAGTGATTTCTCAGTACCATATTCAGTAGAATTACTGAAAGATTGTCGATTAAATCTTTCGGAGTCTGGGTTCTTTATCAGCCAAGTAGGGTTGGAGAATGTACTATACTACTGGACATTACTAGGTAATGATCCCCAAAATACAATACCATTTGAATATAAGAACAGAATAAATACGAGTGATGAAGAGGATACATTTAAACAATCTAATTCTGAAGCCAATTCTAAAACTAGG ACTTTGGAGTATTTTAGAAGATATAAAGTTGGGAAAGTGTTTCTGGGAGAACTTATCAACCACGTTAAACTGGCACACCTCTTCCCCATGGTAATTGAACATCAGCTTAGACCAACATGTGTGTATGCAAGACAACACTGTTTTATTTACCAGATATTAAGAATACGACGTTTTAAAAGACTATTAAACAACCCAGTAGAGAATAAAAGACAAGTTTTTGCAGAAGCAATTATAGATATTCCACCCCCTTTGAGAAAACAAATTTGGTGCAATTTGTTAGATGTCGTGTATAGACCAGCTAAAAAAGATTGTCCAATCAATTCAAACTATAAGTTCGAAGCATTACCTTCGGATATGGAACAAaatcttaatttttac AACAATGACCTACTCTACTCAACAACCAATTTGAACAATCTGTTGTCAAGCATAGAAGACTTGAAAAGGAAGATTATACACCAGCAAGTTCCGAA ttcAATATACTCATTTGCAATTCCGCTGTTACTGTTGTACCACAACTCTAAAGTATACTCAACGGTTCTGGACAAGATGTTCTCCAAATATttaaag GAATTCTACTCACCAACTGGCTCATTCGTGAACAATTATCTGAGTGaatttagtactattttGAATTTCTTTGATCCTGAGGTTTCATATCACTTGAGAACCATAG GAGCTTACTCTGATTCTTATGCACTACCGTGGTTCATGTCGCTGTTTTCAGAAAACACCTCGGTAGACCAGCTGTACTTAATATGGGACTCAATACTGGTACACCCGAAACAATACATAAAGTTCCTGGCGGTTATGATACTACATAACATAAGGGAGAGAATTctag GAATTGCTGATGCAAGTGTGGCAATCTCGTTCATTTCCTGCGTTGTTGACTCACTTAATGTCCCTATGCTGATGTACCTGACAACACACATGTTTAACACATGGTTTGAGGTTATGAACCCTAAAACAGCAATAAATAAGCACAATATGGTGAATACTCaggaaaatttaaatcagaGTGAAACAAACGAATTGAAATCAGAGTCAGATACTTTTACACTAGATAAGAACACATTCGTCTTTGTATCCGAAGAGTACCCATTCGAAAGATGTTTTAAGCTCTCAATTGATACTTTCTcgaatatttttaacaactGCATAATAATAGACCTCAGATCAATAGAATCATACAATTTAGGGCACATCCCAAA ctCAGTACATGTAAACAAAGTCTTCTCAGCTCTTTCTGAAAGTGATAAGAAAGTAGGATCAATATCTCTCCAGATATTCAATACTGAAAATAACACAGCA aGTGTTGGAGGTCAATCACAGGTGATTTCAAGCTTAATTGGACTTAGAAACACAACTAAAACACCCTggttacacattaattcCCCCGAGAGTAATAAGGTAGTCCTGGCAGCCGGAGACGGATATGATAACGATAATGAAATGTTATGCCTACAGAGACTTATATTTGAGTTCAGACTACAACATGTGTGTTATTACAGAATTAACACAGAAGAATGGCCGAAAGTGTTTACACTCTCTAAAATCTAA
- a CDS encoding putative integral membrane protein, protein MFDSPLYIIFWLILVLPSLCGVISPNKLSFVSHLSNNWYNKQYSSYQKRYLKNPEYIVAGTHEEWRKDMADTVGVWSIFYPYDLYKAEAFLPGADIRPNLLFLDIAGRVRGPGDYGSPEGCYILDSKEYHHLEDSNNLVHSRRCVMVMYGRVRYSNLRLVLAGRMFYAGGLALEGLDPLLNATSAIFLGHTFLESYKNEVYAEKMKTLKRKVSFIDKQGNEINPVNWEYQKLDGLGSSFRWMHGNSKWKLVGPFTCYKSFGVNYNTGSDNSFFPEYADDAIYNVFDPLEHFCRKFTSREYLEDEVRTIIRSVLKGSDKMTKIKVEDENYLNNLEEELVALGDQGPDYYRGTFE, encoded by the exons ATGTTTGATTCACCTTTGTATATTATCTTctggttaattttagttttacCCAGTTTGTGCGGAGTCATCTCACCGAATAAACTTAGTTTCGTATCGCATTTATCCAATAATTGGTATAATAAACAGTATTCCAGTTATCAGAAAAGATATTTGAAGAATCCTGAGTACATTGTAGCTGGCACTCACGAAGAATGGAGGAAGGATATGGCTGATACCGTTGGAGTTTGGtcaattttttatccttaTGATCTATACAAGGCAGAAGCTTTCTTGCCTGGAGCAGATATTAGACctaatttgttatttctAGATATCGCAGGACGAGTTCGTGGTCCAGGAGACTATGGTAGTCCAGAAGGATGTTACATTTTGGATTCTAAGGAATACCATCACCTTGAGGATTCCAACAACCTTGTGCACTCTAGAAG atGTGTAATGGTTATGTATGGCAGAGTAAGATATTCAAACCTTAGGTTGGTACTGGCAGGCCGGATGTTCTACGCTGGAGGCCTAGCTTTAGAGGGTCTTGATCCACTCCTTAATGCTACATCTGCAATTTTTCTAGGACACACATTCTTAGAATCATAC aaaaatGAAGTTTATGCTGAGAAAATGAAGACATTGAAAAGGAAAGTCTCATTT ATTGATAAGCAGGgtaatgaaattaatccTGTAAACTGGGAATACCAAAAATTAGATGGACTGGGATCATCTTTCAGATGGATGCATGGTAACAGTAAATGGAAACTAGTTGGGCCATTCACATGCTACAAAAGCTTcggtgtaaattataatactgGAAGCGATAATTCCTTCTTTCCTGAGTATGCTGATGATGCCATTTATAACGTTTTCGACCCTCTGGAACACTTTTGCCGGAAATTCACAAGCAGGGAGTACCTTGAAGATGAAGTTAGAACAATTATAAGATCAGTTCTAAAAGGTAGCGATAAGATGACCAAAATAAAGGTTGAGGATGAAAACTACCTAAATAATCTGGAAGAAGAg TTGGTTGCTCTTGGGGACCAAGGCCCTGATTATTATAGAGGAACCTTTGAATAA
- the HTATSF1 gene encoding RNA recognition motif family protein (or RNP domain; RBD; RRM), which yields MTDTSKTDDNSSAPNTAKWYVHAGENDIRGPCDTESLKSLLKSAFIDGCTNVWCEGMKSWEPISSCSELKEFLIESEHKENFEEHDEDNSLEGAVLTEEDEAKKRKREKKKLYLKRKKQRMDSGEIAGSLKSHTVYVSGLPKDTTLSEVAEVFKKAGIIKIDPHTTLPKIKLYTDENGELKSDGTVTFVNKESIDLAIRYLDNYHFRDNCVIHVEQAKFEPKPTQAKPIPPSIKSELRKKYLAAKYEERRLQGWSDTLDDGTGRRIVISKPMFSMEDAMKYETGDLFYEELKEEILSEIKKYVEVEKVTPIPRHPQGIVCIKFKNSSDAEVFISKFNGRMFDGRELEVYFFDGKTDLQAQTIPSKKLKKPPMETELKGEEDDDVKCDWVEEQSSDEEFEIKTE from the exons ATGACTGATACATCAAAAACAGATGATAATTCAAGTGCTCCAAACACTGCTAAG TGGTACGTCCATGCTGGCGAAAACGATATCCGCGGACCTTGCGACACTGAGTCTCTAAAATCACTTTTAAAATc AGCCTTTATTGATGGGTGTACCAACGTGTGGTGTGAAGGTATGAAGTCATGGGAACCTATTTCATCCTGCAGTGAACTTAAGGAATTCTTAATAG AGTCCGAACATAAAGAAAATTTCGAAGAACACGATGAAGATAACTCTCTAGAAGGAGCTGTATTGACCGAGGAAGACGAGGCCAAGAAGCGCAAGAGGGAGAAGAAAAAACTATATCTTAAGAGGAAGAAACAGAGGATGGACTCAGGCGAAATCGCAGGATCACTG AAAAGTCACACTGTCTATGTATCCGGACTACCCAAGGACACAACTCTCTCTGAGGTTGCAGAGGTTTTTAAAAAGGCTGGGATCATCAAAATTGACCCACATACAA CCCTccctaaaattaaactataCACTGACGAGAACGGGGAACTAAAGTCTGATGGAACCGTTACTTTTGTCAACAAGGAGTCAATTGACCTTGCAATTAGATACCTGGACAACTATCACTTTAGAGACAACTGTGTTATTCATGTGGAACAG GCTAAATTTGAACCTAAACCAACTCAAGCTAAGCCCATTCCACCATCAATTAAATCTGAGCTAAGGAAGAAGTACCTTGCTGCTAAATATGAAGAAAGGAG ACTTCAAGGCTGGTCTGACACATTGGATGATGGAACCGGCAGGCGTATCGTAATTTCAAAGCCCATGTTCTCCATGGAAGACGCAATG AAATACGAGACTGGAGACTTGTTTTATGAGGAACTTAAGGAGGAGATTCTTTCT GAAATCAAGAAATACGTTGAAGTGGAAAAGGTCACTCCCATTCCTCGCCATCCCCAAGGGATTGTTTGCATAAAGTTTAAGAACTCTTCAGACGCTGAGGTTTTCATTTCG AAATTCAACGGCAGAATGTTTGATGGGAGAGAACTTGAGGTCTACTTCTTTGACGGGAAGACTGATCTCCAAGCCCAGACAATCCCAAGCAAG AAACTTAAAAAACCGCCAATGGAAACTGAATTGAAAGGGGAAGAAGACGATgatgtaaaatgt gATTGGGTTGAAGAACAAAGCAGTGATGAGGAATTTGAGATTAAAACagaataa
- a CDS encoding Signal recognition particle 9 kDa protein (SRP9) family protein: MTYFDNWNEFLHEARLLYFRTPLKTKYVFKYIKGKGKITLKVTDNKQCCKFRVDPESSSRLINQFNALFLNWSVSKDLSSAEYLPLKITPSKPKPKQKRLGRRRV, from the exons ATGACTTATTTCGATAATTGGAATGAATTCCTTCACGAAGCAAGACTTCTTTACTTTAGAACACCATTGAAG ACTAAATAcgtttttaaatatataaaggGAAAAGGAAAAATAACATTGAAAGTTACTGATAATAAACAG tgTTGTAAATTTAGAGTTGACCCAGAATCCAGTTCCAGATTAATAAACCAATTTAACGCCTTGTTTTTAAACTGGTCCGTTTCAAAGGATTTATCATCTGCTGAATACCTTCCACTTAAAATTACAC cCTCAAAACCTAAACCTAAACAGAAACGCCTCGGTCGTCGTAGAGTTTGA
- the nmd3 gene encoding NMD3 family protein yields the protein MPDWLISSPTKLDSIYPPMQCFLCGEFVSAPTSSRMCSTCLTKSVDLSENVSTHCTILQCVTCTKFYHDRWLSCELESKELLSVCLKKIKGIDLMKIVDASFKWTEPHSKKLKINVTVQKEVENNCVVEQSLSIDFTIVSTQCASCKQLYTPHTWKALVQIRQKTKDKKHILLLEQIILKHNAHENVLNILSRRNGFDLHFSSRNDAQKFADFVSDKIVSQIKNSKKLVTQDVNNNKYNYKYTLHVSLVPICTDDLVFLSPKVSSIYGGISPFLLVVNLTSTISLMDPFTLRRLEVSSDKYWKHPFVSLFNKFNLCEFIVLNIEKDYTRKSKNQQYELVDVEIMPSNSSKIIYTKSHLGKILTVGGTYLGYDIKRINMNGLSEQETNISNRIPFDVILVRKAKKYSSKHNWVLKRMFRKKNNQKDKDNDTEDDIDEDELLDFKEEIVNRKEFQKDIDFYRNPRAQPRKEFDITPSSDMSDEFAMNNLSVQLKDLSIHDDEYF from the exons atgCCGGACTGGTTAATATCATCTCCTACAAAGCTGGATTCTATTTATCCACCTATGCAATGCTTTCTTTGTGGAGAGTTTGTTTCGGCACCAACATCCTCAAGGATGTGCTCTACTTGCCTCACTAAATCCGTAGATTTGAGTGAAAACGTATCCACTCACTGTACTATACTTCAATGCGTAACAtgtacaaaattttatcacgATAGatg GTTAAGCTGTGAATTAGAAAGTAAAGAGTTATTATCAGTTTGCCTTAAAAAGATTAAGGGCATCGATTTGATGAAAATAGTAGATGCAAGCTTCAAATGGACTGAACCGCATAGTAAAAAACTGAAAATTAACGTTACAGTTCAAAAGGAAGTTGAAAACAATTGCGTAGTTGAGCAATCCCTTTCAATCGATTTTACAATAGTCTCAACCCAATGCGCTAGCTGCAAACAACTATACACTCCTCATACCTGGAAAGCCCTGGTCCAGATAAGGCAAAAAACTAAGGATAAGAAACACATACTGCTACTAGAGCAGATTATCCTGAAGCATAACGCACACGAG aatgttttaaatatattatcaaGAAGGAACGGGTTTGACCTCCATTTCTCATCAAGAAATGATGCGCAAAAATTTGCAGATTTTGTATCAGATAAAATTGTTTCACAGATTAAAAATAGCAAGAAACTAGTAACTCAAGATGTcaataacaataaatacaactataaatatacattGCACGTCTCACTCGTGCCAATCTGCACAGATGACCTTGTGTTTCTATCACCTAAGGTCTCCTCAATCTATGGCGGAATATCGCCATTTCTCCTCGTCGTAAACTTGACCTCAACAATTTCACTCATGGACCCATTCACACTGAGAAGACTGGAAGTCTCAAGTGATAAATACTGGAAACACCCGTTTGTGTCAT TGTTCAACAAGTTTAACCTGTGCGAATTCATTGTACTGAATATTGAAAAGGACTACACCAGGAAATCAAAAAACCAACAATACGAACTTGTCGATGTTGAGATCATGCCCTCAAATTCatctaaaattatatacaccAAGTCTCATCTAGGCAAAATACTGACAGTCGGAGGAACATACTTGGGTTACGATATTAAGAGAATAAACATGAATGGGTTATCAGAACAGGAAACCAACATCAGTAATCGCATTCCATTCGATGTAATTCTCGTAAGAAAGGCAAAGAAATATTCTTCTAAGCACAATTGGGTCCTTAAGAGAATGTTCCGG aaGAAAAATAATCAGAAAGATAAGGATAACGATACGGAAGACGATATTGACGAAGATGAACTTTTGGACTTTAAGGaagaaattgtaaatagAAAAGAGTTCCAAAAGGATATTGATTTCTATCGCAACCCAAG AGCGCAACCTCGCAAGGAATTTGATATTACACCCTCCTCAGATATGTCAGATGAGTTCGCAATGAACAATTTATCAGTTCAACTGAAAGATCTCTCAATTCATGATGATGaatacttttaa
- the brix1 gene encoding Brix domain protein, translating into MINSDSKLSEESHENETSENVVEEVVDKDPYKLKNADYLKPSSKYKYKQKILVFGNKSISQLGRNLLRDLKSLLPHHKPESKWDSKAGYKEINELCDLNNCTGALYLESRKNEMILWMAKTPNGPTLKSRVTNIHTLKDSKFTGNCLARSRPLLTFDKSFSDEPYLKLVQKLISQIFGTPNQHPKSMPFHDHCLSFFYLDNRIHLRHYQITPKNEFSVNSPDNQLLVEIGPQFVLEPILILDGSFSGITLWRNSKYISPLMVKRYERDMKLKKRRISNKKKEDDIDLPEDELSISNVFSNPDQE; encoded by the exons atgattaacAGTGATTCAAAATTGAGCGAAGAATCTCATGAAAATGAGACTAGTGAGAATGTAGTAGAGGAGGTCGTTGACAAGGACCCTtataaactaaaaaatGCCGATTATTTGAAACCTTCcagtaaatataaatataaacaaaAGATTCTGGTCTTTGGAAACAAAAGCATATCGCAACTGGGAAGAAACCTACTGAGGGACTTAAAATCACTCCTTCCTCATCATAAACCTGAG tCTAAATGGGATAGTAAAGCTGGATATAAGGAGATAAATGAATTATGTGACCTGAACAA ttgCACTGGAGCTTTGTACCTGGAATCCAGAAAAAATGAGATGATTCTGTGGATGGCAAAGACGCCTAACGGTCCAACTCTGAAATCAAGAGTTACAAACA TCCACACACTTAAGGATTCTAAGTTTACTGGAAACTGTTTGGCAAGGTCAAGACCTTTGTTAACATTTGACAAGTCATTTAGTGATGAACCTTACCTTAAATTGGTCCAAAAGTTAATTTCTCAGATATTTGGTACGCCTAACCAACATCCCAAGAGCATGCCATTCCACGACCACtgtttatcatttttttatcttGATAACAGAATACACTTGAGACACTATCAAATAACACCTAAGAATGAGTTTTCCGTAAATTCTCCCGATAATCAACTACTGGTTGAGATAG GCCCTCAGTTTGTTCTAGAACCGATTTTGATTCTAGACGGAAGCTTTTCTGGCATTACCCTTTGGCGTAACTCCAAATATATATCTCCATTAATG GTAAAGAGGTATGAACGTGATATGAAGTTGAAGAAGAGGAGGATTTCTAACAAAAAGAAG gAGGATGATATAGATTTGCCAGAAGATGAATTATCAATATCTAATGTGTTTTCCAACCCTGATCAGGAGTAA